CTACCCTTGAACGTACAGGCGTGGTAGCTCAAGAAATTTCTCAATATTTATCTACTAGACCAGAAGTTGTTAATTATCAAAATTATGTGGGTACCTCTGCTCCTATCACTTTTAACGGATTAGTGCGCCATTACGATTTACGTGGTGGTAGTAATATGGCGGATATTCAGGTAAACCTTGTTGATAAGGAAGAACGTTCTGCTCAAAGTCATGATATTGCTAGTTTACTGCGCCCGGATATTCAGAAAATAGCCGCTAAGTATAATGCCAATGTTAAGTTAGTTGAAGTTCCGCCAGGACCTCCTGTGCTTTCTACAATTGTAGCGGAAGTATATGGACCTGATTATGAGGAACAAATAAAAATTGCAAACAGCGTACAAGATATTCTGAAAAACACTGATGATGTTGTTGATATCGATTGGTTAGTGGAAGCTGATCAAACCGAGTATAAATTCGAGATCAATAAAGAAAAAGCAATGCTTTACGGTGTAGCTCCCCAACAAATTGCCTACACCATGAACATGGCACTTTCTAACAGGGCTATTACCAATTTGTATGATGAGAATGCTATAAATCAGGTTGGTTTGGTTTTGGCTTTAGATGAAAAAGAAAAGTCAACTATTACAGATATTTCGCAACTAAAAATTACCTCTAAGCAGGGTACAATGGTGCCTATTGCCGATTTAGTGGATATTAAAGAAACCATCAGTGCCAAGAGTATTTACCGTAAAAATCAAAAACGTGTAGTATACGTAATGGCAGACATGGCAGGGAAATTAGAGAGTCCGGCATATGCTATTTTAGGTATGGAAGAAAAACTTAAAGAGATAGCCTTACCAAAAGGTTATAGTATTAACGAAATGTATTTAGGCCAGCCAGATTTTGAAGATGACTATACCGTTAAGTGGGATGGGGAATGGCAAATTACACTTGAAGTTTTTCGTGATTTAGGAATTGCCTTTATGGGAGCTATCGTTCTGATTTATATTTTGATTGTAGGTTGGTTTCAAAACTTTAAAGCCCCAATCGTAATGATGGTAGCTATACCCTTATCCTTAATAGGTATTGTTTTAGGACACTGGATTATGGGCGCATTCTTTACTGCTACTTCTTTTATAGGTATGATTGCCCTGGCAGGTATTATGGTCCGGAATTCGGTACTACTTATAGATTTTATTAATCTACGTTTAGCTGAAGGTGTACCTATAAAGCAAGCTGCTATTGAAGCTGGTGCGGTACGAACAACCCCTATACTATTAACTGCCGGCACCGTAGTTATTGGAGCTTTCGTCATCTTATTTGATCCTATATTTCAAGGTTTGGCCATTTCTTTAATGGGTGGAACAATTGTATCTACCGTTCTTACTTTATTGGTGGTGCCATTAGTGTACTATATGATAGAAAAAAAGAATTATCCAGAAGTTGAAATGCAAGAAAATGAAAATAATGTGCAACAATAAAAACAACTAATTATGAAATTATTGATTGTAACCGTGGTATTAGAATTCGAAAAAGAAATTCTAAAACTATTTAAAAAATCCAACATTGATAGTTTTAGTGAAAGTCGTATAGATGGTCATAAAAACTTAACATCTATGGTTCGTACAGCAAGTTGGTTTCCTAGTGAAAAGGGAGGAATAGAATCTAGCCTTTTCTTCTCTTTTACCGAAAACGAAAATATTGATAAACTGTTTCAACTTATTAAAGAATTTAATCTAAATCTGGAAACAAATAACTCCATAAAGGCAGTGGTGGTTCCCATTGAAAAATCAATTTTATCTTAAAAAAAATTCAGCATGTTAAACACATATTTTAGAGTTATAGTAGGCACAATGGTATTATTGAGCGTTGTATTAGCCGTTTATGTACATATAAACTGGCTTTGGTTTACCGTATTTATAGGCGTAAATCTTATTCAATCAGCATTTACGAAATGGTGTTTGTTGGAAACGATTCTATTAAAATTAGGTGTCAAGAAAAAATAGGAGACAGATTTTCTTTTTTTTAAAAAATCCATATTTAAATTCCTTGGTAATAATTCACCTTTTAATTTTTAAAAATATCAGGTAACTATATATTGATTTTCAACATATTATATAATTTTTAAGTGCTTATAATATTGAAAATCTAATACCAATTGAAAGTTAGTATCTTGTCATTGTAACAGCGTTAACAAAAGATTTATTTTCTTTGCACTTCTTTAAGTTCCTAATAACAAGAAATAATTAACAATGAATTTACTATATGACCCTTGGCCTTGGTATGTGGCCGGACCTTTAATTGCACTTACCATGTTTATACTACTTTTTGTAGGAAAAAAATTTGGTATGTCCTCTAACCTTAGCACAGTTTGCTCAATTGGTGGTGCTGGTAAATACTCTGATTTTTTTAAATTCGATTGGAAAGCAGATCGTTGGAATTTAGTTGTTGTTCTTGGTGCTGTCATTGGTGGCTTTATTGCTTCTAAATACATGTCTTATAATACAGTGAAGATTAATCCTGATATTGCACAACAGCTTTCTACAGACTATGGAATTGAAAGTGCTGGGCAGGCATATTTACCACCTGAACTTTTTGCCTCTCAACAACTTACAGACCCGTTTGTATTAGCTGTTTTAATTATCGGAGGATTCTTAGTGGGCTTCGGTGCACGTTATGCTGGTGGTTGTACCAGTGGTCATGCCATATCTGGACTCAGCAATTTACAGTTACCATCCTTAATTGCCGTTATCGGTTTCTTTATTGGCGGCTTAGTAATGATTCACCTTTTATTCCCCCTAATTTTTAGCTAGTATGAAGTATTTAAGTTATTTGACCATAGGTATATTTTTCGGTATCATCATGTACAAATCTGAAGCTGCATCATGGTTTCGTATATATGAGATGTTTCAATTTGGCTCCTTTCACATGTATGGCATCATAGGCTCTGCGCTTGTACTCGGAGTAATAGGAATTCAGCTTATTAAAAAGTTCAACATAAAAGCAATCGGTGGTACAGAAATGAACTTGCAGCCAAAGGAAAAAGGTGTTACAAATTATTTAATAGGTGGAATCATTTTCGGATTAGGCTGGGCTTTGGCAGGTGCTTGCCCCGGACCAATGTATGTACTCGCTGGCGCAGGTTACTACGCTATTCTTGTTGTTATTGGCGGAGCTCTTTTAGGTACGTTCGTGTACGGATTAGTAAAAAATAAATTACCTCACTAAATTAATAAAGTGATTTAGCCTTCGGCGGAGAGTTTTGGTGATAACCATAACCATCCCATACCTATTAAAAATAGGATATAAAATAAAAGTACTGAGATAGGTCGGTTTTCTACAACTGTCCTATTTTTTTTAATATCAATGCCAAACTGCTTTGCATTAGAAACTATATTTTTTGATACGATTAAAGTTTTCCAATCGTTGGCATCATATACATAGTAGGAAAATTGTAAAGTACTGTCAGTTTCTATTTCTAACCTATTCCACCCTCTTTTCTTCGGATACGTAGTGCCTGAATATTTAAAGAGTACTGTTGAATTTTGAAGCAAT
The genomic region above belongs to Maribacter hydrothermalis and contains:
- a CDS encoding YgaP family membrane protein, translated to MLNTYFRVIVGTMVLLSVVLAVYVHINWLWFTVFIGVNLIQSAFTKWCLLETILLKLGVKKK
- a CDS encoding YeeE/YedE family protein produces the protein MNLLYDPWPWYVAGPLIALTMFILLFVGKKFGMSSNLSTVCSIGGAGKYSDFFKFDWKADRWNLVVVLGAVIGGFIASKYMSYNTVKINPDIAQQLSTDYGIESAGQAYLPPELFASQQLTDPFVLAVLIIGGFLVGFGARYAGGCTSGHAISGLSNLQLPSLIAVIGFFIGGLVMIHLLFPLIFS
- a CDS encoding DUF6691 family protein, with translation MKYLSYLTIGIFFGIIMYKSEAASWFRIYEMFQFGSFHMYGIIGSALVLGVIGIQLIKKFNIKAIGGTEMNLQPKEKGVTNYLIGGIIFGLGWALAGACPGPMYVLAGAGYYAILVVIGGALLGTFVYGLVKNKLPH